The Candidatus Poribacteria bacterium region TCACAGATATAAATCCCCTCACGAGCAAATCAAAAGAACGCCTCGGTTACCCGACGCAGAAGCCGCTCGCGCTTTATGAGCGTTTGATAAGCGCATCCAGCAACGAAGGGGACATCGTTTTGGATCCGTTCTGTGGGTGCGGCACGACAATCGATGCGGCGCATACACTCAAACGGAATTGGATCGGTATTGACCTGACGATTTTGGCGTTGGATCCGATGCGTCAGCGGTTGGCAGACCGGCACGGCTTGGAGCCTTCAGTGGATTATCAGATTGAGGGGTATCCGACGAACATGCAGGAGGTCCGTCGGTTCTTGAAGGATGGCGATAAACGGAAATATCACGACTTCTCGAACTGGGCGGTGACACGGCTTGGGTTGAAACCGACACGGGATGTCGGGGACGGTGGGCATGATGGTGTCGGCGGTATGACGCTGTGGGATACGCAACAGATGAAAGAATCAAATGCCCGGATTCTAGCGGAGGTCAAGACCGGTAGACCCACGATCACGCAGGTGCGCGCCTTTTGTCAGGTAATGCGTGAGAACAATGCGGAGATCGGGATTTTTATCACGATCGCGCCTATCAGTGCGGGGATGCGGCAGCAGGCGGAGAATATGGGGAGTTTTGAACATAACAGACGGAGTTACCCGCGTCTCCAATTCTGGCAGATTGATGATGCGTATTTCGAGAATCCCGAGATTATCAATACATTCGTTCGGTTGCCGATGGAATGGCGGATTCGTCCGAGTCAGAAGTCGGAACGACATTTCGGTGGGGAGCAGCGGGAGTTTTTTCGGTAGTTACTGGTTGTCAGATTCGTGATTCACACTTGACATTCGTTAAGAGTAACAGTATAATATATTAACCCAAGTTGCTACTTACAAACTCTAGGCACTCCGTAGGATTTTTCAAGTGCTTTCCTTACCCCGTAGGGGTGATATGTCTATAGAACCGAGCACACCCAGATTATCGCACTCCGTAGGAGTGCTATGTCTATAAAGAGGCGATAACTTGCGGTTAGACATAGCACATTCTGGAACGACATAAGAACTTATGGCGAATACCTATACCCAACTCTATGTACATATCGTGTTTTCTGTAAAAGGTAGACAGGCACTTATTCCTGAAGGCCACAAAGCAGAACTTCATAAATATATCACGGGTATCCTCACGAATAAGAAACAGAAATTGATTCAAATCAATTCGATGCCGGATCATATCCATATTTTGGTTGGTATGACGCCAGATACTACCCTGTCTGGTTTGGTGAAAGATATTAAAGTAAATTCGACGCATTTTATCAATCAGAAACGCTGGACTCTGGGACAATTTGCGTGGCAAGAGGGATTTGGTGCGTTCAGTTATTCCTATTCTCAGATACCTGAGGTCGTTGCCTATATTGAAAATCAAGAGATGCATCATTCACGCCGGACATTTCGTGAGGAATATCTTGCGTTCTTGGAGCGTTTTGGAGTTGCGTATGATGTGAAGTATGTTTTTGATTCAGTTGCAGATGTCCCACCTGAAGAATGATCTATGGGCACGGCGTGGGTATGCCGCCTTTTTATAGACATAGCACCCCTACGGGGTGCGGCACTTTAGATAAACGATTTTCTATAGACATAGCACCCCTACGGGGTGTAAAGAGACATTCTATTTGAAAAAGCCATGCTTGAACGTCCGAGACCTATTGGGTAGCAACTTGGGTTATATTATAACCCGTTTCAAATGAGGCAGTATTCACTCAAGAAGGTTCTTTAATCCAGCAAATCCTAAAATCCTGTGAATCCTGATTCAGACAATCAGCATCACACATTACCATTACCCGATTAAATTCTGAACATATCTTCAGAAGAAAAGGGGTGCGCACACCAATCTACAAAAAATGATATATCAATAAAGTAGTTTATCGCTGGTTCGTAAAATGTTACACTTTCCGCCAAATTATTTTTTTGGAAAAAAATAATCGAAAGCAAAACGTCCATGAACCCGCACTGTCACTGGGTTTGTTGCCGATGCACTTTGTACACCAAATGTTACACTGGTGTAACATTTTAAGTGGATTTTAATAACGTTTCGTTTAAAATAAATTTCCAATTCGTTAAGTGTGAAGTCGGATTATTCAAAAAACTGAAGTTCTCCATCCTTGACAATCCTTTCGTTTCTAACCGTAATTGCCACCTTTCATAGACATAGTGCCCTGTCTCCTCTTCCCAGTAACGGGTGGGGAAAGTGCGTGAAAACCTCGTTGAAATACCCAAGCAACCCCAGAGTTTGTGGGTAGCAACTTGGATTATATAGTAAAGTCGAAAGATAAGTTGACGGATGTAGCATAAACTGTTAGTTTGTGCATCCTTCGCACGCAGACTCACAGTCTACGCGACAATAAAAGTGTTCACATAATTATGGACTTTACTATAATTACGAGGGTATTGTGATGTGGGAAGGTAAGGTTGCAAGCTTCGCTGGCTGGGGAGTAGAGCGGTTAGAACGACTCGGTGCGGTTGGGAAACCGCACCTACCAACGCCCGTGAACGGACGCGGGATTCACTTGAGATATTTCGTTAAATCTAAGTTACAGGTTATTGGCAATGCGAATTTCTTCGTTGCTAAAGGCTTCGTCATGCCATTCGGCAATACGCCATTCATTGTTTCTTTTTTCAAAGATAAAGAGGTTGTCCCCCTCGGCGTAGACCCCCTGAAACCCGCCTTCAAGTGCGTGTCCATCGGATATGAAGAGTTGGATTCTATAATGATTCTTCACTTCTGCGAGTGTGCCGTCCTCATTCGTCAGGCGAATCTCTGGGGGGACAGAGAGTTCTATCTCAATATCCTGGAACTTCTCAAAAACACGAGTGGCAGCTTCTCGTTCCTGTCGAATGTCATCAAACTCCAAATCGTCTGTTTTATCTCCATCTGTCCCCCAATCGGAAACATAGAGGAAACCCTCTTGCCAGAAGGTGCCGATGTAAGCATCAACGTCTTCCGTCTCATAGGTCTGCCTCCACCGGTCTACGACTTTATTAATCTCAATGAAGTCTTCAGGTGGAACCTGACCGACCTTATCGGCGTTTCCACACCCCATGAAACCTATAAGTAAGATGAGTCCGCCGGTGACTTTTGCAAAAACTCTGAACATAATAATTAAATATCCTTTTTTAAACTGGGGTTTCGACAATTTAGTTGATATGTCCGTTGGTTTATCAAGAGAGGTGATTTTTTGCTTTAGTTGCCAACCGACTCGGTTTTCTTCAGAAAATGTAATGTTTGTTGCGTTAATCTGCGGATTTGTGATAGTATAATGTTGTGAACTTAAAAGCCGTTTTTGAACAACTTCAAGGTAAGCGGGTCGTGGTTATCGGCGATGT contains the following coding sequences:
- the tnpA gene encoding IS200/IS605 family transposase, with the protein product MANTYTQLYVHIVFSVKGRQALIPEGHKAELHKYITGILTNKKQKLIQINSMPDHIHILVGMTPDTTLSGLVKDIKVNSTHFINQKRWTLGQFAWQEGFGAFSYSYSQIPEVVAYIENQEMHHSRRTFREEYLAFLERFGVAYDVKYVFDSVADVPPEE
- a CDS encoding nuclear transport factor 2 family protein, with protein sequence MFRVFAKVTGGLILLIGFMGCGNADKVGQVPPEDFIEINKVVDRWRQTYETEDVDAYIGTFWQEGFLYVSDWGTDGDKTDDLEFDDIRQEREAATRVFEKFQDIEIELSVPPEIRLTNEDGTLAEVKNHYRIQLFISDGHALEGGFQGVYAEGDNLFIFEKRNNEWRIAEWHDEAFSNEEIRIANNL